In a genomic window of Anoxybacter fermentans:
- a CDS encoding ribosomal-processing cysteine protease Prp encodes MVRVQIKRNQKGQIFVFNASGHAEAGEYGSDIVCAAISAVMQTALLGLGEYLNLKKRLTYQIDEDGWLYCELPPDLTDEERVRTDAIIETMVIGLKSIQSEYPNSIRVEEEVE; translated from the coding sequence ATGGTTAGAGTGCAGATTAAACGTAACCAAAAAGGACAGATTTTCGTCTTCAATGCATCTGGCCATGCAGAAGCCGGTGAGTATGGTTCTGATATAGTCTGTGCTGCCATTTCGGCGGTTATGCAGACGGCCCTTTTAGGATTGGGTGAGTACCTCAATCTTAAAAAGCGGCTCACTTACCAGATTGATGAAGATGGTTGGCTTTATTGTGAACTTCCACCTGATTTAACGGACGAGGAACGGGTGAGAACTGACGCAATTATTGAAACGATGGTTATTGGGCTTAAATCGATTCAGTCAGAATACCCGAACAGTATCAGGGTTGAAGAGGAGGTGGAATAA
- a CDS encoding Rne/Rng family ribonuclease, producing the protein MSKEIIINVESKETRVAVLEDRRLEEIYYERDDSARIVGNIYKGRVADVLPGMQAAFVDVGLGKNVFLHVSDALSLLDEPPEEEPAINHVVHPGQEIMVQIIKEPLGGKGARATCNITLPGRYLVLMTKVEHIGISRRVESEEERKRLKKLAEEICPEGMGLIVRTVAEGKSDEEIKADLDFLCRLWKRIQEQFKTAPVASLIHSDLNLVLKVVRDFLTPDVAKVVIDSEKEYKAIMELVNHIVPDFKSRIYLYDRPEPIFDFYGIETEINKALQRKVWLDCGGYIVFDPTEALTSIDVNTGKYVGKTNLEDTVLKTNLEAAKEIARQLKLRDIGGIIIIDFIDMDNQKDQDLVLKVFEEELKKDKTRSTILGMTHLGLVEMTRKKVKQGLEEYLQSKCPYCGGKGRILSEETVAMQAVRKIKKVMAEKEFEAVLLGVHPDVASLLIGLGGQNLAELEQELKKEIYVKGCADLHREEVKIIKVGSKQELAKLAVPVEEGQELMVVVEEAHQNNPDDGIARIEGYILDIQYAGKLVNKKVKVRIENVYRTYARASLIS; encoded by the coding sequence ATGTCGAAAGAAATTATTATTAATGTTGAGAGTAAGGAAACCCGGGTGGCGGTTCTTGAGGACCGTCGGCTCGAAGAAATTTATTATGAACGGGATGACAGTGCACGGATTGTAGGAAATATTTATAAAGGCAGGGTTGCTGATGTTTTGCCAGGTATGCAGGCTGCTTTTGTAGATGTTGGTCTGGGAAAAAATGTTTTTCTCCATGTTAGTGATGCCCTTTCACTGTTAGATGAGCCTCCTGAAGAAGAACCGGCCATCAATCATGTAGTTCATCCGGGCCAGGAGATTATGGTTCAGATTATCAAAGAACCTTTGGGTGGTAAAGGTGCCAGAGCTACCTGTAACATTACCCTGCCAGGGCGGTATCTCGTTTTAATGACCAAAGTAGAACATATTGGAATTTCCCGGCGGGTGGAATCAGAGGAAGAGCGGAAGCGTTTAAAGAAACTGGCCGAAGAGATTTGCCCTGAAGGTATGGGACTTATTGTAAGAACTGTGGCTGAGGGTAAAAGTGATGAAGAGATAAAAGCAGATCTGGACTTTCTCTGCAGGCTTTGGAAGCGGATTCAAGAACAGTTTAAAACTGCTCCTGTAGCAAGCCTTATCCATTCTGATTTAAATCTGGTTCTTAAGGTTGTTCGGGATTTTTTGACACCAGATGTAGCAAAAGTGGTTATTGATTCTGAAAAAGAGTATAAAGCTATTATGGAGCTTGTAAATCATATTGTTCCTGATTTTAAATCCAGAATTTATCTTTATGATCGCCCTGAACCAATCTTTGATTTTTATGGGATTGAGACTGAGATTAATAAAGCCCTGCAGAGGAAAGTATGGCTTGATTGTGGTGGATATATTGTCTTTGACCCAACAGAAGCTTTGACTTCTATTGATGTTAATACAGGTAAATATGTGGGCAAAACTAATTTGGAAGATACAGTTTTGAAGACCAACTTAGAAGCAGCAAAAGAGATAGCCCGTCAATTAAAACTTCGGGATATCGGCGGAATTATAATTATAGATTTTATTGATATGGATAATCAAAAAGATCAGGATTTAGTCTTAAAAGTTTTTGAGGAAGAACTTAAAAAAGATAAAACCCGTTCTACCATTTTAGGAATGACTCATTTAGGTCTGGTTGAAATGACCCGGAAAAAGGTCAAGCAGGGGTTAGAAGAATATCTCCAATCTAAATGTCCCTATTGTGGTGGTAAGGGTAGGATTCTCTCTGAAGAGACGGTGGCTATGCAAGCAGTCAGGAAGATTAAGAAAGTGATGGCTGAAAAGGAATTTGAGGCAGTACTTTTGGGTGTACATCCTGATGTAGCTTCCCTATTAATTGGTTTGGGTGGTCAAAATTTAGCTGAGCTGGAACAGGAGTTGAAAAAAGAAATTTACGTTAAAGGTTGTGCTGACCTCCATCGGGAAGAGGTTAAAATCATCAAAGTAGGTAGTAAACAGGAACTGGCTAAGTTGGCGGTTCCTGTTGAAGAAGGCCAGGAGTTAATGGTAGTCGTGGAAGAAGCCCATCAAAATAATCCTGATGATGGTATAGCTCGAATTGAAGGATATATTTTAGATATTCAGTATGCAGGTAAATTGGTCAATAAAAAGGTAAAGGTCAGGATTGAAAATGTTTATCGGACTTATGCCAGGGCCAGTCTTATCTCTTGA
- a CDS encoding M50 family metallopeptidase, protein MTILKVLRVRLKINWLFFVVCFLFALVGDLFRVVTVFTAVLLHELGHVMTACYYGLKIKEIELLPFGGVAIFEDMLEIDPKVERNVALAGPLVNFGLVLLLTILIRYGCLNPELALFFISYNLSIGIFNLVPALPLDGGRILRAVFESFYGYWKATHWVLQITRVLALIIGVWAFFSWITGKVGLISLLAAFFVYFAAMKEEEQSIYVLMKYLIQKNTLLLESELVPGQQYLVLGDTMTAKVLKVINPKTFTQFLIYDKDYNFLGTLTEVEVIDAFFEEGKNVPIKELLITK, encoded by the coding sequence ATGACGATTTTGAAAGTATTGAGAGTCAGATTAAAGATTAACTGGCTTTTTTTTGTGGTCTGTTTTCTTTTTGCCCTTGTTGGTGATCTGTTCAGAGTAGTAACAGTTTTTACTGCTGTTCTTCTGCATGAATTGGGGCATGTTATGACTGCCTGTTATTATGGACTAAAGATTAAAGAGATTGAATTACTGCCCTTTGGGGGTGTAGCGATTTTTGAAGATATGCTGGAGATAGATCCTAAGGTAGAGCGGAATGTGGCATTAGCAGGACCTCTGGTCAATTTCGGTCTGGTTCTTCTTTTAACCATCTTGATACGTTATGGCTGCCTCAATCCAGAGTTGGCCCTTTTTTTTATTTCTTATAACTTAAGTATTGGGATTTTTAATCTGGTTCCTGCTTTACCTTTGGATGGGGGACGGATTCTTAGAGCTGTTTTTGAATCTTTTTACGGGTATTGGAAGGCTACACATTGGGTCTTACAAATAACTAGAGTGCTAGCACTTATAATTGGAGTCTGGGCTTTTTTTAGTTGGATAACAGGAAAAGTAGGTCTCATTTCTTTACTTGCTGCTTTTTTTGTCTATTTTGCTGCTATGAAAGAAGAGGAGCAATCTATCTATGTGTTGATGAAATATCTGATCCAAAAAAATACTCTTCTTTTGGAATCAGAATTGGTGCCGGGGCAACAATACCTGGTATTGGGAGATACTATGACTGCCAAAGTGTTAAAAGTAATAAATCCCAAAACCTTTACCCAATTTTTAATTTATGATAAAGATTATAATTTTTTGGGTACACTAACAGAGGTTGAAGTGATAGATGCTTTTTTTGAAGAGGGAAAGAATGTGCCAATAAAAGAACTATTAATCACTAAATAG
- the minD gene encoding septum site-determining protein MinD, which translates to MGGKVIVITSGKGGVGKTTATANLGTALAMEGKKVVLIDADIGLRNLDVVMGLENRIVYDIVDVVEEACRLEQALIKDKRTKNLYLLPAAQTRDKNAVNPAQMRALTSELKKEFDYVLVDCPAGIEQGFKNAIAGADEAIIVTTPEVSAVRDADRIIGLLEVEGLKDPRVIVNRIRMDMVRRGDMMDLEDMIEILAIGLLGVVPEDEDIVVSTNRGEPVVLNPNSRSGKAFHNIALRILGQDVPLMNLEKEKLMDRVKRIIGLS; encoded by the coding sequence ATGGGTGGAAAAGTTATTGTAATTACATCTGGTAAGGGTGGAGTGGGTAAAACCACTGCCACAGCAAATCTGGGTACTGCCCTGGCTATGGAAGGAAAGAAAGTAGTTTTAATTGATGCTGATATTGGTCTTAGAAATTTGGATGTGGTGATGGGTCTTGAAAATCGAATTGTTTATGATATTGTAGATGTGGTTGAAGAGGCCTGTAGGCTTGAACAGGCTTTAATTAAGGACAAGCGAACTAAAAACTTATATCTATTACCGGCAGCACAAACTAGAGATAAAAATGCAGTAAATCCAGCACAGATGAGAGCTTTAACCAGTGAACTTAAAAAAGAATTTGACTATGTTTTAGTAGATTGTCCGGCCGGTATTGAACAGGGGTTTAAGAATGCTATTGCAGGTGCTGATGAAGCTATAATTGTGACTACTCCTGAAGTTTCTGCAGTCCGTGATGCTGACCGGATTATAGGTCTTTTAGAAGTAGAAGGTTTAAAGGATCCTAGAGTGATTGTTAACCGGATTAGAATGGATATGGTTAGACGTGGTGATATGATGGACCTAGAAGATATGATTGAAATCCTGGCCATCGGTCTTTTGGGAGTTGTTCCAGAGGATGAGGATATTGTGGTTTCAACTAATCGTGGAGAGCCTGTGGTTTTAAATCCTAATTCTCGTTCCGGGAAGGCTTTTCATAATATCGCCCTCCGAATTCTGGGTCAGGATGTACCATTGATGAATCTTGAAAAAGAAAAACTTATGGATCGAGTCAAGCGAATCATTGGCTTATCCTGA
- the minE gene encoding cell division topological specificity factor MinE has translation MIEFIKKLSPRENSKDIAKERLQFILIHDRIQLSPRELEEMKKDIIAVVSKYVEVEENELEMSLKRREETMALHANIPIRSKRS, from the coding sequence GTGATCGAATTTATTAAAAAATTATCACCCCGGGAAAACAGTAAAGATATTGCTAAAGAGAGACTTCAATTTATCCTCATCCATGATCGTATTCAACTTTCACCCCGGGAATTGGAGGAGATGAAAAAAGATATTATTGCAGTTGTATCAAAATATGTGGAAGTTGAAGAAAATGAATTGGAGATGAGTTTAAAGCGTAGAGAGGAGACAATGGCATTGCATGCTAATATTCCTATTCGGTCGAAGCGGAGCTAA
- the rplU gene encoding 50S ribosomal protein L21, translating to MYAIIQTGGKQYRVEEGQIIKVEKLDVEEGSNVEFNDVLMVSTDDDLKVGKPLVEGAKVIGKVIEQGKDKKIIVFKYKPKKRYRKKMGHRQPYTKVLIEKIEA from the coding sequence GTGTACGCAATTATCCAGACTGGGGGTAAGCAATATCGAGTAGAAGAAGGTCAGATCATCAAAGTTGAGAAGTTGGATGTAGAAGAAGGTTCCAACGTTGAATTCAATGATGTACTGATGGTTTCAACTGATGATGATCTGAAGGTTGGCAAGCCTTTAGTTGAAGGTGCTAAAGTTATCGGTAAGGTTATTGAACAGGGCAAAGATAAGAAAATTATCGTTTTTAAGTATAAGCCAAAGAAGCGTTATAGAAAGAAAATGGGTCATCGTCAGCCGTACACAAAAGTATTGATTGAAAAAATTGAAGCATAA
- the obgE gene encoding GTPase ObgE yields MFVDRAKIYVKAGDGGDGMTSFRREKYVPKGGPDGGDGGKGGDVILKVDEGLNTLLDFKYNRHFVAENGKNGMPKNMYGRNGEDLIIPVPPGTMVYDNETGRFLADLTHHGQEFVVAKGGRGGRGNARFKSNKNRAPEFSEKGEPGEERELRLELKLLADVGLVGYPNVGKSTLISRVSKARPKIANYHFTTLKPNLGVVKVGDYQSFVMADIPGLIEGAHEGVGLGDEFLRHIERTRIILHVLDISGSEGRDPIEDFYIINKELKKYNPRLAERPQIVAANKMDIPTAEENLERLKEELGEKYEIYPISAVTGEGLKPLMYRLAELLKEIPHPVMVTPEEEEVVIRPDFVEEEDIVITRDDEGVYVVSGSKVEEKIIRTDFNNPAAVKRLLRILKHMGLYDRLREMGIQEEDVVRIGPMEFEFIEDSRL; encoded by the coding sequence ATGTTTGTTGACCGGGCGAAAATTTATGTGAAAGCCGGAGATGGTGGAGATGGAATGACCAGTTTTCGAAGGGAGAAATATGTCCCTAAGGGGGGACCGGACGGCGGCGATGGCGGTAAAGGTGGAGATGTAATACTTAAAGTAGATGAGGGTTTAAATACCCTTTTGGATTTTAAATATAACCGTCATTTTGTAGCTGAAAATGGAAAAAATGGTATGCCGAAAAATATGTATGGCAGAAATGGTGAAGATTTAATTATTCCTGTTCCACCTGGAACAATGGTTTATGACAATGAGACTGGAAGGTTTTTGGCTGACTTGACCCATCATGGTCAGGAATTTGTTGTTGCTAAAGGTGGACGGGGAGGTCGTGGCAATGCCAGATTTAAATCCAATAAAAACCGGGCCCCTGAATTTTCAGAGAAGGGAGAACCTGGTGAAGAAAGAGAGTTAAGATTGGAGCTAAAATTATTGGCTGATGTAGGTCTGGTTGGCTATCCTAATGTAGGAAAATCGACTTTAATCTCTCGGGTTTCGAAAGCCAGACCCAAGATTGCCAATTACCATTTTACCACCTTAAAGCCCAATCTGGGTGTTGTAAAAGTAGGAGATTATCAATCTTTTGTAATGGCTGATATTCCCGGTTTAATTGAAGGAGCCCACGAAGGTGTAGGATTAGGTGATGAATTCTTACGCCATATTGAGCGTACACGAATTATACTGCATGTTCTGGATATTTCTGGCTCAGAAGGCCGGGATCCGATAGAGGATTTTTATATAATCAATAAGGAGTTAAAAAAATATAATCCCCGATTGGCAGAAAGGCCCCAGATTGTGGCTGCAAATAAGATGGATATACCAACTGCTGAAGAAAATCTTGAGCGTTTAAAAGAAGAATTGGGAGAGAAATATGAGATTTATCCCATCTCTGCTGTGACCGGTGAGGGCTTGAAACCTCTGATGTATAGATTAGCTGAATTGTTAAAGGAAATACCACATCCGGTAATGGTTACTCCGGAAGAGGAAGAAGTTGTAATCAGACCAGATTTTGTGGAAGAAGAGGATATAGTAATTACACGTGATGATGAAGGGGTGTATGTGGTTAGTGGTAGTAAAGTTGAAGAAAAGATAATAAGAACTGATTTTAATAATCCAGCTGCAGTAAAACGATTGCTTCGAATTCTTAAACATATGGGATTATATGATCGCTTGCGGGAGATGGGGATTCAAGAAGAAGATGTTGTACGGATTGGTCCGATGGAATTTGAATTTATTGAAGATAGTAGACTTTAA
- the rodA gene encoding rod shape-determining protein RodA: MIDFNRKLLRNIDLSVLLLTLLLIGVGLIAITSATNFGLQGSYSITFLRTQITATILGLLMIIGVMLIDYRWLKEYAGFIYFGTLVVLGITLVLGRTVSGSKSWIFFGPVRFQPSELAKLAIIIVLAAFIADREDEMKYLFGMLKACMLTAFPVLLILAQNDLGTALVFIGILIGMLYVGGGNAKLITIVLVVSVTCVMILVILSIHFDFNLPLLKSYQLKRLQVLIDPYLDPFGYGYNIIQSEIAIGSGRMWGKGLFKGTQNKLQFLPEKHTDFIFPVIGEEFGFIGAIIVLCLYLALLLRSLVIAREARDSFGTLVVVGIIAMWVFHILENVGMTMGIMPITGIPLPFLSYGGSSMVTNMIAVGMIMNIRMRKHKILF; the protein is encoded by the coding sequence ATGATTGACTTTAACCGAAAATTATTGCGAAATATAGATTTATCAGTATTATTATTAACACTTTTATTGATAGGAGTTGGGCTTATTGCCATTACCAGTGCTACAAATTTTGGTCTCCAGGGAAGTTATAGTATAACATTTTTAAGAACACAGATAACTGCAACAATTTTGGGCTTACTTATGATTATAGGTGTGATGTTGATCGACTATCGGTGGTTGAAAGAGTACGCAGGTTTTATTTATTTTGGAACCTTAGTAGTTCTTGGAATAACTCTGGTTTTAGGGCGAACCGTCTCTGGTTCAAAAAGCTGGATTTTTTTTGGTCCTGTCAGATTTCAACCATCTGAGTTGGCAAAATTGGCAATAATTATTGTTCTGGCTGCTTTTATCGCTGATAGAGAAGATGAGATGAAATACCTTTTTGGGATGTTAAAGGCATGTATGTTGACGGCATTTCCGGTACTTTTAATTCTTGCGCAGAATGACTTAGGTACTGCTTTAGTTTTTATCGGGATTCTTATCGGGATGCTTTATGTGGGAGGCGGAAATGCAAAACTTATAACTATTGTCTTAGTCGTCAGCGTTACTTGTGTTATGATATTGGTGATATTAAGTATTCATTTTGATTTTAACTTGCCCTTATTAAAGTCTTATCAGCTAAAGCGTTTACAGGTTTTAATTGACCCCTATCTAGATCCCTTTGGATATGGTTACAATATTATTCAGTCAGAGATTGCCATTGGTTCTGGTCGGATGTGGGGTAAAGGGCTTTTTAAAGGGACTCAAAATAAATTACAATTTTTACCAGAGAAGCATACTGATTTTATATTCCCGGTTATTGGAGAAGAGTTTGGTTTTATAGGTGCCATTATTGTTCTATGTTTATATCTGGCATTATTGTTAAGGTCTTTAGTGATTGCACGGGAAGCCAGGGATTCCTTTGGAACTTTAGTGGTAGTCGGGATAATCGCCATGTGGGTTTTTCACATTTTAGAGAATGTAGGGATGACTATGGGAATCATGCCGATTACCGGTATTCCTCTGCCCTTTTTGAGTTATGGAGGAAGTTCTATGGTTACCAATATGATTGCTGTTGGAATGATTATGAATATAAGAATGCGAAAACATAAGATCTTATTTTAG
- the minC gene encoding septum site-determining protein MinC: MTQQGVLIKGNNDGIIIYLNEQIEFAVILDELKEKFTNAYDFFKGASVTINPGKRIISPEEKMALINLCQEFELAGIKFETTPMVTPEKKKRDLSATEGNTLILKRTIRSGQRISYKGNVVIIGDVNPGAEVIAQGDVVVMGSLRGVVHAGAQGDTDAEVFALLLQPTQLRIAHCIARSPDGYLFKKKGKAEPEKARIRDGFIVIEGIED, from the coding sequence ATGACGCAACAGGGGGTATTAATCAAGGGCAATAATGATGGAATAATTATCTATCTCAATGAGCAGATTGAATTTGCAGTAATTTTAGATGAACTTAAAGAAAAGTTTACCAATGCCTATGATTTTTTTAAAGGAGCCTCCGTTACCATTAATCCAGGTAAGCGTATCATTTCTCCTGAAGAAAAGATGGCATTGATTAATCTCTGTCAGGAGTTTGAATTGGCTGGAATTAAATTTGAGACCACACCAATGGTAACTCCTGAGAAAAAGAAAAGAGATTTAAGCGCGACAGAAGGTAATACTTTAATTTTAAAAAGGACGATTCGATCAGGACAGCGGATCTCATATAAAGGGAATGTAGTTATCATTGGTGATGTTAATCCCGGTGCTGAAGTAATTGCACAGGGAGATGTAGTGGTTATGGGTAGCTTACGGGGAGTTGTCCATGCCGGAGCTCAAGGCGATACGGACGCAGAAGTTTTTGCTCTTCTACTCCAGCCAACTCAACTCAGGATTGCCCATTGTATTGCCCGGTCACCTGATGGATATTTATTTAAAAAAAAGGGTAAGGCTGAACCTGAAAAAGCAAGGATAAGAGATGGTTTTATTGTCATTGAGGGTATTGAAGATTAA
- a CDS encoding TIGR03960 family B12-binding radical SAM protein yields MDKELLLSILPEVEKPARYLGNEWNSVHKDHSKVSLKVALAFPDTYEVGMSHLGIKILYHLINQRDSWVAERVFAPWMDMEAKMREYNIPLYAMESQRPIKEFDLVGFTLQYEMSYTNILNMLDLAGIPLFQKDRNDSDPLIVAGGPCAYNPEPLADFIDFFYIGEAEEMIESILEVVEKARSQGWKRKELLFHLATMPGIYVPSLYGVKYDKNGKVVEVKPKEAGVPEYVQKQVVADLDKTFYPDKFIVPFLETVHDRVVLEIARGCTRGCRFCQAGMIYRPVRERSIKTLKEQAKKLLDNTGYDEISLVSLSTSDYSGIERLTKELLDEYEGLGVGISLPSLRIDSFSVGLAKEVQRVRKTGLTFAPEAGTQRMRNVINKGVTEKDLIEAASAAVEEGWSSIKLYFMLGLPTEKDEDLVGIAELAKKVLAKCDQIRRRNGTRPVKITVSVSNFVPKPHTPFQWEPMNSLEEIERKQALLKREVRGRGLSLSWHDAKLSIMEGIFSRGDRRLGQVLYTAWKKGAKFDGWSEHFNYDIWMEAFDQCDLDFEFYLEFPYGRDDILPWGHIHTGVSQEYLWDEYQKAIFGENTVDCRFEYCTKCDCCMNLNVAIKLLGAE; encoded by the coding sequence ATGGATAAAGAGTTATTGTTGTCTATTTTACCAGAGGTAGAAAAACCGGCAAGATATCTAGGAAATGAGTGGAATTCGGTACATAAAGATCATTCAAAAGTCAGTTTAAAAGTTGCACTGGCTTTTCCTGATACATATGAAGTTGGAATGTCTCATCTCGGAATAAAAATCCTTTACCATCTTATAAACCAGCGTGATAGCTGGGTGGCAGAGAGAGTTTTTGCACCGTGGATGGATATGGAAGCTAAAATGCGGGAATATAATATTCCACTTTATGCAATGGAGAGCCAGCGGCCAATTAAAGAATTTGATCTGGTTGGTTTTACTCTCCAATATGAGATGTCGTATACCAATATCTTAAATATGCTGGATTTAGCTGGTATTCCTCTTTTTCAAAAGGATCGGAACGATTCAGATCCTTTGATTGTTGCTGGTGGTCCCTGTGCATATAATCCAGAACCGCTGGCTGATTTTATAGACTTTTTCTATATTGGAGAAGCAGAAGAGATGATTGAATCGATTCTTGAAGTGGTGGAAAAGGCTAGAAGCCAGGGATGGAAGCGAAAAGAGCTTCTTTTTCATCTGGCTACAATGCCGGGAATCTATGTACCATCCCTTTATGGCGTAAAATATGATAAGAATGGGAAAGTTGTTGAAGTTAAACCAAAAGAAGCTGGAGTTCCGGAATATGTCCAAAAACAGGTTGTTGCTGACTTAGATAAAACTTTTTATCCAGATAAATTCATAGTTCCTTTTCTGGAAACAGTTCATGATCGGGTTGTTCTGGAGATTGCCCGGGGTTGTACCAGAGGTTGTCGATTCTGCCAGGCTGGGATGATCTATCGACCTGTCAGGGAACGGAGTATAAAAACTTTAAAGGAACAGGCAAAAAAACTTCTGGATAATACTGGATATGATGAAATATCCCTGGTATCCTTAAGTACTAGTGACTATAGCGGAATTGAGCGTCTGACAAAGGAATTGCTAGATGAATATGAGGGACTGGGTGTGGGAATCTCTCTTCCATCTTTAAGGATCGATAGTTTTTCTGTTGGACTTGCTAAAGAGGTGCAAAGAGTGCGTAAAACGGGTTTGACCTTTGCGCCAGAAGCAGGTACTCAGAGGATGCGGAATGTGATCAATAAAGGTGTAACTGAAAAGGATTTAATAGAGGCAGCTTCTGCAGCTGTGGAGGAAGGTTGGTCTTCTATTAAACTTTATTTTATGCTGGGGCTGCCAACAGAGAAAGATGAAGATCTGGTTGGAATCGCTGAACTGGCTAAAAAAGTTTTGGCTAAGTGTGATCAGATTAGACGCCGTAATGGTACAAGGCCTGTTAAAATTACTGTCAGTGTATCTAATTTTGTTCCCAAACCCCATACTCCATTTCAGTGGGAGCCAATGAATTCTTTAGAAGAGATTGAGCGCAAACAGGCCCTTTTAAAACGGGAAGTGAGAGGAAGAGGTCTTTCATTGAGCTGGCATGATGCAAAGTTAAGTATAATGGAAGGAATTTTTTCCAGGGGTGATAGGAGATTGGGACAGGTGTTATACACTGCCTGGAAGAAAGGAGCTAAATTTGACGGTTGGTCGGAACATTTTAATTACGATATCTGGATGGAGGCCTTTGATCAATGTGATTTAGATTTTGAATTTTATCTTGAGTTTCCCTATGGACGTGATGATATTTTACCATGGGGGCATATTCATACTGGCGTCAGCCAAGAATACCTCTGGGATGAATATCAGAAAGCTATCTTTGGGGAGAATACAGTGGACTGCCGTTTTGAATACTGTACTAAATGTGACTGCTGTATGAACCTGAATGTAGCAATTAAACTGTTGGGGGCTGAGTAA
- a CDS encoding TIGR03936 family radical SAM-associated protein yields MKRMRVQFSKSDEIRFISHLDLLRTISRAIRRAKVPIAFSQGFNPHHLISMGPALPVGLTSTGEYMDLEFQEEISVNEFFKKMKPQLPKGLELIKGEFISPQVDSLMAQINSAVYLVRLKMNSKKGIEQAVREFSNQKKILIKRKRKGKVRNVDIKPLIRELKVLEIDDQPFLQMRIQTGSKGNVRPEEVMAVLAQYEGIEEVPLTWMHRKGLYVETENKLLTPFEAARI; encoded by the coding sequence ATGAAACGAATGAGAGTACAATTTAGCAAATCAGACGAGATAAGATTTATTTCACACCTGGATCTTTTAAGAACGATTTCACGGGCCATTAGACGGGCAAAAGTGCCAATTGCCTTTTCTCAGGGCTTTAATCCCCATCACTTAATTTCTATGGGCCCGGCTTTACCAGTGGGGCTTACCAGTACAGGGGAGTATATGGATCTGGAGTTTCAAGAAGAGATTAGTGTAAATGAATTTTTTAAGAAGATGAAACCTCAACTGCCGAAAGGATTGGAACTTATCAAAGGTGAATTTATTTCTCCGCAAGTTGATTCGTTGATGGCTCAAATTAATAGTGCTGTTTATCTGGTACGTTTAAAAATGAATTCAAAAAAAGGAATAGAACAGGCTGTTAGAGAATTTAGTAATCAGAAAAAGATTTTGATTAAAAGGAAAAGGAAGGGAAAAGTCAGGAACGTGGATATAAAACCTCTAATACGGGAATTAAAAGTCCTGGAGATTGATGATCAACCCTTTTTACAGATGAGGATTCAGACTGGGAGTAAGGGAAATGTTCGTCCAGAAGAGGTTATGGCTGTATTAGCACAGTATGAAGGAATAGAAGAAGTACCATTAACCTGGATGCACCGTAAGGGTCTTTATGTTGAAACAGAAAATAAGCTACTTACACCATTTGAAGCAGCCAGAATTTGA
- the rpmA gene encoding 50S ribosomal protein L27 translates to MFKMNLQLFAKKKGVGSSKNGRDSESKRLGCKRFDGQFVTAGSILVRQRGTRIHPGNNVGRGGDDTLFAKIDGYVKYERKGKKLRQVSVYPAEQFQAVVNS, encoded by the coding sequence ATGTTCAAGATGAACCTTCAACTGTTCGCTAAGAAAAAAGGGGTAGGTAGTTCTAAAAACGGTCGTGATAGTGAATCCAAGCGTCTTGGTTGCAAGCGTTTTGATGGTCAGTTTGTAACTGCTGGTAGTATTCTTGTTCGTCAGAGAGGTACCAGAATTCACCCAGGTAACAATGTGGGCCGGGGTGGAGATGATACTCTCTTTGCTAAAATAGATGGTTATGTTAAGTATGAAAGAAAAGGTAAAAAGTTGCGTCAGGTAAGTGTTTATCCTGCCGAGCAATTCCAGGCTGTAGTTAATAGCTAA